agactataatgtattctgacacttctaactatttcaaataattaaaatcgcatttctagcaccatagtgagggataacactaactatgttgacatgctaaaacctatgcaattaattaattcgtgtaaacttacggagttttcacgaggttcctaaaatcaatagaaattccacaattgaatttctagcgggtgtTACACAATACACCGGAAAAGAACCATCACTGACAGCGACAGTGCGTGTAGATCACGTGCCACACTGTGAAGGGAGCCGGTGGTCGGGCTTGGGTAGATCGAAGCCGCACGTGACGCCGGCTAAGGCTTGCTGGGGCGAAGGCGTGTGAAGTTCACACACGGTATAGGTCGCGCGTGAGATTCACGTGCCACTCTTTTGgaagaatttcttccattgtctGATAGATCGATGGCTATATAAATTTTTGGCGTGACGCGTGGCAGTTGAAGGTGTCTGGTAGGTAGGAGATTGACACTTCTTTATGCTATGAACGGAGAAACAcggaaaaaagtgaaaaaaaaaactatattctacaCTGGCCAACGCCGGACAGGAGGAGGCAGGGTGGAGCCGAAGCTCCAACCCCCCTTTGGGTGGAGACAAGGTAGAGCTCTTGGCAAACATTGAAATGCtttcaaatatctttaaacgtatgtttaagaataaaatgaatgtAAATGCTTTTAAGAGAAATGACACAGTGACAGTTAACAAACATCGCatatatgtttttaaaagattgagtaaatataaaatttaaataaaaaaatcaaatttttaatagtaaatcatACATTTTTTCAAGTACTCGACACTTATATAATTTATgactgtatttaatattacttattttttaatgaataatttgACTTAGTATCCCACACACTagatatcttcttcttcttctttttttccttcttttttttttttcttttttttccataataaatatgtggtatatagattataagtaaaataaagtaggaataaaatcaaaattcaaaaattttaaaaattaaaatatgtatagTGTATGGTATGGGATGATGAgttgtataatcttttttttatttatattgcagccatatataaattacacaaaaataaatttacaaactaatatagttttatataatacattatatttattttataataaaaattattttataatataacgcATTACACCAAATCatagtaatttataaatttatttttgtaggtTTCGttttgactaaaatatttttcttaaactatcCATGTTATCGTTCAAtaagaaaatcaatataatgtcttttaattgaaatttttgtgagaattttcaaaatctctttaccTTCAAATGCcatagttttaaaattaaagtgGGAATTAATAATTACTATAAACTTTTCCTTCAAATAAATTCCGAAGTATGAAAACACTAATttatagtataaaaataagttattcTATCAAGGTCATGATCGAATGCTAAACACTTTTGTTAAGTTGGCATACCATTGTGCTACGTAAGGCCCATCATGTGTTCGTCAAAATAGGGCTGAAAACCGATCGGCCGATTTCGGTTTTAGGCCGAAACCGACCGGttcttaaaaaaacatataatcaACCGGTCGAAACTGACCGTGCTGGGGGAAGAAAACCGGCTGGTTCCTTTGCCGACCGATTTCGATCGGTTCCCCCTGTTTGGGCTGTGTGTTTTGGGCCCGGTTTTAGGCCCTATTTAGGCCCTTTTATCCAATATGTTTTAGGCCATGTTTTGTACTTTTGGCCCTTTTATCCAATATGTTTGGGCTTTTATCCAATTCATCATCcaacatctttttaattttttattgttaactaataattcatcataatttatattataaataaataaaaataataaataaccaaagcattcatcatattaactaactaataactatattacttactacataattaaaaataaataaaaacaacttcactagatatttagtattacatattacaaatttgaaaaacaaaccaaattgtcttaagcatagcaaaaatacaagcacaacaaataacataaataaatgaaaaatattgcttcaagtcttcaatcttcaatcgTCAATACTTGTCACGTTCGATTGTGCGGTCAActctataagaataaataagaataaaatatcaaatgttagtgaattcatattatgaaaaatatgcaaaattaaattacaattaaaatttgaaaacattaccAGATTCTACTACAAAGCTCTCGACATTATCCATAGCCTCTCGGATATCAATGTGTGTTGCCGGAtgccttaaccaattttgagtaCAAATAAGTGCCTCAACAATTCTCGGAGCCAACGAACTCCGAAAAGGATCAAGCACATGACCTCccgtgctaaatgctgactcggATGCAACTGTGGAAACATGCATGGCTAATAAGTCTCGTGCAATCCTCGCAAGTATAGGATAGTtagcctcatttattttccaccAAGTCAACAAGTCAAATGATTCGCTGAGTGCCTCACAACCATATGATAAATATCGATCCACTTCAGTTTGGGTAATATTAGATCCCATGGCGGAAGATGCCCTATACCACTCCTTGAAGCATTTGGTCTCACGTTTACCATCACTAACATTCATGGATCTAGATATTGGAGGGGGTTGAGAAACTGGAGTACTCGTGGTGGAACCAAATGTAACATTATACTCTGCATACAAATCTATTAATACCTGTCTCACATTCGAAACCAACTCCTCAGCATGAAACTCATtatggattttcttcaaatgaaaagaaagaagtccTAACTTGCttcgtggatcaagcacaacagcaattaacatgaacaagttcatcctatctaatgacttccaatacttatcatatttggttCTCATGTTTATGGCCATACTCCTCAAATCTCTTAAAAACTAATGTTAGCTATCACATATAAAGATCCAGAAAATCTAGTAGTGGCTTCATAAAACATCTCTAAAAACTTGACAAACACCCGCACTGTCTCCCATTCTGTAGCTTTAGGAGGTCCCATGTGCCCATCATCAAAGTAAGAGAGGAAATTATAATCCTCACTCTCCATCCACCTGAAAGCCTTCTCAAACTTCTCAGCTGTCTCCAACATCAaataggttgagttccatcgtgtctgtacatcaagacacaacattttcttacaatcaattttttctttttctttctgcaCATCTCTTAAACTTCTCTAATCTTGCTAGGGATGAACGCACATATCTCactgcatttctaaccattgtaatTGCATCATTGTACTCCTTCAAACCCTCACTCACAATAAGATTTAATAtgtgagcacaacatctcatgtgCATATACTTACCCCCCAACAAATTCCCTATCGAAAACTGTTTCAAATAggaaattgcagtatcattcgaacttgcattatcaacagttacagtaaatattctatcaatacCACAATCAAGCAAGCACGACTCAACATATCTTCCAATGGTATCCActcgatgattagggattaaacaaaaattaattatttttttctgcaatttccaattcttatcaatgaaatgtgcagttagacacatataattcaaattctgtACTGATGTCCATGTATCTGTCGTCAAGGAAATCCTCATGCCACCATCTCTAAACACATTTTTAAGCTTCCCATTTTCTACTTCATACAATTTTATACAATCTCTTACAACTGTGACACGACATGGAACTTTAAACCAGGGTTCAAGAGAccaaacaaattttttaaatccctGTCCTTCAACAACCCTAAATGGCATTTCATCAACAATTACCATTTCTGCAATAGCCAACCTCGTAATCTCTTCACTAAATTTGTGGGTTACAAGAGTCCTTAATGTACTACCATCATTGTCTCCAATCCCCTCCTCAGGTGATGCCTCACCTGTCAATGTTTTTTGATACCTATCCAAAGGTCCAcgtttatgaggatttttaCAACATGAAGGCAAATGATTTTGCATCGTTGAAGTTCCATTCCTCTTTGAGTGGCAAGCATACATCTTGCcacaataattatatttagCTTTTGGATCATCTACAGGACAACCATCCACCTTCGTAAAATGATCCCATACAATTGACTTGTCCGTCCCTTTCCGTTTCTTAGGTAatggacaagtactactagtAGGGGCACTAAGAGGTTTTGAAACATTGGTCTCTCTCACATCTTCTTCCAAATTAATGGTTGGTTAAGTTTCATTTGTATCAATATCAATAGGAGACGAAGAAGAAtccatctaaattataaaacaaaatataaatgttatacaacattacaaatttgaaaattggcAAACATAACACAAAATATCCCAGCAGCTAGTTTGCAACATGGCAAACATCACAAGTCTAAGACTCTAATCTAAGTTATTCactcatcttctctcaatttatataaataattaaaaagttatatatatacacattacacaacaaattatataacagatttatatacataatatatatacaatacatatataatatatataacagattaaaatttataattatatatataaaatacgattaatatatatacattatatatatacattacatatataattatataacagattaatatatacgatttatatatataaaatatatacattatatatataatatatataacagattataatcatatataatcatataattatatataacagataattatataacattataattatatatataatatatataacagattataatcatgtataatcatataattatatataacagatataattataatatataatagatatatataatatatataacagaacaaaaaatcacaagaaaacttaCAGAGGTCGGCTTGCGAGGGAGTCACGGAGTGTAGGTTAGGGTTCACTGGTTCAACCTGTGGCAACGTTCAACTGTGACCGTCACGGAGTGAGCgaatcggagagagagagagagagagagagagagagagagag
This Carya illinoinensis cultivar Pawnee chromosome 11, C.illinoinensisPawnee_v1, whole genome shotgun sequence DNA region includes the following protein-coding sequences:
- the LOC122282459 gene encoding uncharacterized protein LOC122282459, whose amino-acid sequence is MYACHSKRNGTSTMQNHLPSCCKNPHKRGPLDRYQKTLTGEASPEEGIGDNDGSTLRTLVTHKFSEEITRLAIAEMVIVDEMPFRVVEGQGFKKFVWSLEPWFKVPCRVTVVRDCIKLYEVENGKLKNVFRDGGMRISLTTDTWTSFSIGNLLGGKYMHMRCCAHILNLIVSEGLKEYNDAITMTRWNSTYLMLETAEKFEKAFRWMESEDYNFLSYFDDGHMGPPKATEWETVRVFVKFLEMFYEATTRFSGSLYVLIDLYAEYNVTFGSTTSTPVSQPPPISRSMNVSDGKRETKCFKEWYRASSAMGSNITQTEVDRYLSYGCEALSESFDLLTWWKINEANYPILARIARDLLAMHVSTVASESAFSTGGHVLDPFRSSLAPRIVEALICTQNWLRHPATHIDIREAMDNVESFVVESGNVFKF